A single window of Sphaerodactylus townsendi isolate TG3544 linkage group LG05, MPM_Stown_v2.3, whole genome shotgun sequence DNA harbors:
- the CEBPB gene encoding CCAAT/enhancer-binding protein beta — MQRLVTWDPACLPLQPAAFKSMEVANFYYEADCLAALSKLHPRPAGGRSLTELSVGDHERAIDFSPYLDLAAQQQQQQPPPSSAAPGGNFEPVCSGGGNSGGQDFLSDLFSEQDYKGGGGKKHPEYPYISLARHGHPAAVGQGPKPGPLLGCFPPQMVETKVEPVFEHLDSCKGTRKEEATAGGGAGPGLGGLSSPYGSTARSYLGYQSVPSGSSGNLSTSSSSSPPGTPNPSDSSKSAGGGGGGGGSGGVAYPAGSGSGGKHKAKKCVDKHSDEYKLRRERNNIAVRKSRDKAKLRNLETQHKVLELTAENERLQKKVEQLSRELSTLRNLFKQLPEPLLASTGHC; from the coding sequence ATGCAACGCCTGGTGACCTGGGACCCGGCATGTCTCCCCCTGCAGCCCGCGGCCTTTAAATCCATGGAAGTGGCTAATTTCTATTACGAGGCGGACTGTCTGGCTGCTCTGAGCAAGCTGCACCCCCGGCCCGCCGGGGGCCGCTCCCTGACCGAGCTCAGCGTGGGGGACCACGAGCGGGCCATCGACTTCAGCCCCTACCTGGACTTggcagcgcagcagcagcagcagcagccgccgccttcGTCCGCGGCACCAGGGGGCAACTTTGAGCCGGtttgcagcggcggcggcaacaGCGGCGGCCAAGATTTCCTCTCCGATCTGTTCTCCGAGCAGGACTACAAAGGCGGCGGCGGGAAGAAGCACCCCGAGTACCCCTACATCAGCCTGGCTCGGCACGGCCACCCCGCGGCCGTCGGGCAGGGCCCCAAGCCCGGGCCGCTGCTGGGCTGCTTCCCGCCGCAGATGGTGGAGACCAAAGTGGAGCCGGTCTTCGAGCACCTGGACTCTTGCAAAGGGACCCGCAAGGAGGAAGCAACGGCGGGCGGCGGGGCCGGCCCGGGCCTGGGGGGCCTGTCCTCGCCCTACGGCAGCACGGCGCGCTCCTACCTGGGCTACCAGTCGGTGCCCAGCGGCAGCAGCGGCAACCTCTCCACCTCGTCGTCGTCCAGCCCGCCCGGCACCCCCAACCCCTCGGATTCCTCGAAGTCGGCcggaggaggcggcggaggaggagggagcgGCGGCGTCGCCTACCCGgccggcagcggcagcggcgggaaGCACAAGGCCAAGAAGTGCGTGGACAAGCACAGCGACGAGTACAAGCTGCGGCGGGAGCGCAACAACATCGCCGTGCGCAAGAGCCGCGACAAGGCCAAGCTGCGCAACCTGGAGACGCAGCACAAGGTCCTCGAACTCACGGCCGAGAACGAGCGGCTGCAGAAGAAGGTGGAGCAGCTCTCGCGCGAGCTCAGCACCCTCCGGAACTTGTTCAAACAGCTGCCCGAGCCCCTCCTGGCCTCCACGGGACACTGCTAG